A single region of the Salvia miltiorrhiza cultivar Shanhuang (shh) chromosome 8, IMPLAD_Smil_shh, whole genome shotgun sequence genome encodes:
- the LOC131000925 gene encoding 40S ribosomal protein S16, translated as MATAATPTTESVQCFGRKKTAVAVTHCKRGRGLIKINGVPIELIQPEILRYKAFEPILLLGRHRFAGVDMRIRVKGGGHTSQIYAIRQSIAKALVAFYQKYVDEQSKKEIKDILVRYDRTLLVADPRRCEPKKFGGRGARARFQKSYR; from the coding sequence ATGGCGACCGCCGCGACCCCGACCACCGAATCTGTCCAATGCTTCGGCCGAAAGAAGACGGCGGTTGCCGTCACTCACTGCAAGCGCGGACGCGGGCTGATCAAAATCAACGGAGTTCCGATTGAGCTCATCCAGCCAGAAATCCTCCGCTACAAGGCGTTCGAGCCCATCCTCCTCCTCGGTCGCCACCGCTTCGCTGGCGTCGATATGCGTATCCGCGTGAAAGGAGGCGGTCACACCTCCCAGATCTACGCCATCCGCCAGTCCATTGCGAAGGCGCTGGTTGCCTTCTACCAGAAGTACGTCGATGAGCAGTCTAAGAAGGAGATCAAGGACATTCTCGTCAGGTACGACCGCACTTTGCTAGTGGCTGATCCCCGTCGCTGCGAGCCGAAGAAGTTTGGAGGTCGCGGTGCACGTGCGAGGTTCCAGAAATCTTACCGTTAA